In Rhodanobacter humi, the following are encoded in one genomic region:
- a CDS encoding FadR/GntR family transcriptional regulator codes for MKPVIVRNLHGQVVQELGRQIVGGEIAPGANLPREELLAERMKVSRTALREAMKVLSAKGLIESRQKTGTRVRDTIHWNQLDADVLAWRCASMPTEDFVEKLVEMREVIEPAAAAAAARRRDAGQLARIETAYAAMAAATDLEAWSTADLAFHEAVLRATNNELMTSLFSVIETALGGYFQLSASIAGNFSYSLPHHRKVLDAIRRRQPEVARQTMQKMIADSRSNIRRNTRKA; via the coding sequence GTGAAGCCCGTCATCGTGCGCAACCTGCATGGCCAGGTAGTCCAGGAGCTGGGCCGGCAGATCGTCGGCGGCGAAATCGCCCCCGGCGCAAACCTGCCGCGCGAAGAGCTGCTGGCCGAACGCATGAAGGTCAGCCGCACCGCCCTGCGCGAGGCGATGAAAGTACTGTCCGCCAAGGGCCTGATCGAGTCGCGCCAGAAGACCGGCACCCGGGTGCGCGACACCATCCACTGGAACCAGCTCGACGCGGACGTGCTGGCTTGGCGCTGCGCCTCGATGCCCACCGAAGATTTCGTCGAGAAGCTGGTGGAGATGCGCGAGGTGATCGAGCCCGCCGCCGCCGCCGCCGCCGCCCGCCGCCGCGACGCCGGGCAGCTGGCGCGCATCGAGACCGCCTACGCGGCGATGGCCGCCGCGACCGACCTGGAAGCCTGGTCCACGGCGGATCTGGCCTTCCATGAGGCCGTGTTGCGTGCCACCAACAACGAGCTGATGACCTCGTTGTTCTCGGTGATCGAAACCGCGCTGGGCGGCTACTTCCAGCTGTCGGCGAGCATCGCCGGCAACTTCAGCTACTCGCTGCCGCACCACCGGAAGGTGCTCGACGCGATCCGTCGCCGCCAGCCGGAAGTGGCGCGCCAGACGATGCAGAAGATGATCGCCGATTCGCGCAGCAACATCCGCCGCAACACGAGGAAGGCCTGA
- a CDS encoding 2-dehydro-3-deoxygalactonokinase yields MAGLIGLDWGTSSLRAYRYDGTGRIAETRARPWGIRQLPAGGYDAALADITAGWPALPRLACGMVGSRGGWREAPYLDLPADVARLGDALAGLRAADGMDVHLVPGLRDPDGPDVMRGEETQLLGALALQPELAAASSFILPGTHSKWAVVRDGAVCGFRTRMTGELFAVLRQHSILGATGVEADDDDAAFERGVAAARDSGAAGALGRLFSARALMLDGALAPASVSDYLSGLLVGEEFRAALADGLARRDTPLQLIGDAALCERYRRAAALFDIDLPPPVQDAAARGLWRIAVQAGIVSEEIHAC; encoded by the coding sequence ATGGCCGGCCTGATCGGACTCGACTGGGGCACCAGCAGCCTGCGCGCCTACCGCTACGACGGCACGGGCCGCATCGCGGAGACGCGCGCACGTCCCTGGGGCATCCGCCAGTTGCCGGCCGGCGGTTACGACGCCGCGCTGGCCGACATCACCGCCGGCTGGCCGGCGCTGCCGCGGCTGGCCTGCGGCATGGTCGGCAGCCGCGGCGGCTGGCGCGAGGCGCCCTACCTCGACCTGCCCGCCGACGTGGCGCGCCTCGGTGACGCGCTCGCCGGCCTGCGCGCCGCCGACGGCATGGACGTCCATCTGGTGCCCGGCCTGCGCGACCCAGACGGCCCCGACGTGATGCGCGGCGAGGAAACCCAGTTGCTCGGCGCGCTGGCGCTGCAACCGGAACTCGCCGCGGCCTCGTCCTTCATCCTGCCCGGCACGCACAGCAAATGGGCCGTGGTACGCGACGGCGCCGTGTGCGGCTTCCGCACCCGGATGACCGGCGAACTGTTCGCGGTGCTGCGCCAGCACTCGATCCTCGGCGCCACCGGCGTCGAGGCCGACGACGACGACGCTGCCTTCGAACGCGGCGTCGCCGCGGCGCGCGACAGCGGCGCGGCCGGCGCACTGGGCCGGCTGTTCTCCGCCCGCGCGCTGATGCTGGACGGCGCCCTGGCGCCCGCGTCCGTGTCCGACTACCTCTCCGGCCTGCTGGTCGGCGAGGAATTCCGCGCCGCGCTGGCCGACGGCCTCGCCCGCCGCGATACGCCGCTGCAGCTGATCGGCGACGCGGCGCTGTGCGAACGCTACCGCCGCGCCGCCGCGCTGTTCGATATCGACCTGCCGCCGCCCGTGCAGGACGCCGCCGCCCGCGGCCTGTGGCGGATCGCCGTGCAGGCCGGCATCGTCTCCGAGGAAATCCACGCATGCTGA
- a CDS encoding 2-dehydro-3-deoxy-6-phosphogalactonate aldolase: MLTPWLKPLPLVAILRGLTPDEAVATGHAIVEAGFRMLEVPLNSPRPIDSIARLAKALGPDVLVGAGTVMTPANVVAVADAGGRLIVMPHADTMVIRAAKAAGLLCVPGVATPTEAFAALDAGADALKLFPAEQSAPAVLKAWRAVLPREVPVMPVGGISPDNMAPWVAAGAAGFGIGSALFAPGRSLDDTIQRARAFAQAWHDLETHA, translated from the coding sequence ATGCTGACCCCCTGGCTCAAGCCGCTGCCGCTGGTGGCGATCCTGCGCGGCCTCACGCCCGACGAGGCGGTGGCCACCGGCCACGCCATCGTCGAGGCCGGCTTCCGCATGCTCGAAGTGCCGCTGAACTCGCCACGGCCGATCGACAGCATCGCCAGGCTCGCCAAGGCGCTGGGTCCCGACGTGCTGGTGGGCGCGGGCACCGTGATGACGCCGGCCAATGTCGTCGCCGTGGCCGATGCGGGCGGGCGGCTGATCGTGATGCCGCACGCCGACACCATGGTGATCCGCGCCGCCAAGGCCGCCGGCCTGCTCTGCGTGCCCGGCGTGGCCACACCCACCGAAGCCTTCGCCGCGCTGGACGCCGGCGCCGACGCGCTGAAGCTGTTCCCCGCCGAGCAGTCCGCACCCGCCGTGCTCAAGGCCTGGCGCGCGGTGCTGCCGCGCGAGGTGCCCGTCATGCCGGTGGGCGGCATCAGCCCCGACAACATGGCGCCTTGGGTCGCCGCGGGCGCCGCCGGCTTCGGCATCGGCTCGGCACTGTTCGCGCCGGGTCGCAGTCTCGACGACACGATTCAACGAGCCCGCGCCTTCGCGCAGGCCTGGCATGACTTGGAAACACACGCATGA
- the dgoD gene encoding galactonate dehydratase has product MKITKLTVYKVPPRWLFLRIDTDAGITGWGEPVVEGRAHTVAAAVDELADYLVGKDPRHIEDHWNVLYRGGFYRGGPVLMSAIAGIDQALWDIKGKDLGRPVYELLGGPVRERIRVYSWIGGDRPADTAKAAQDAVARGFTAVKMNATEEMQYVDTHAKVERVLENVQAIRDAVGPDIGIGVDFHGRVHKPMAKVLMRELAPFKLMFIEEPVLSEYLECIPELAAISPAPIALGERLYSRWDFKRVLQTGGVDIIQPDPSHAGGITETRKIAAMAEAYDVALALHCPLGPIALAANLQLDAVCHNAFIQEQSLGIHYNTGNDLLDYITDRNVFAYADGYVAMPKGPGLGIEVNEAYVAERAKVGHQWHNPVWRHDDGSVAEW; this is encoded by the coding sequence ATGAAGATCACCAAGCTCACCGTCTACAAGGTGCCGCCGCGCTGGCTGTTCCTGCGCATCGACACCGATGCCGGCATCACGGGCTGGGGCGAGCCGGTGGTGGAAGGCCGCGCGCACACCGTGGCCGCCGCCGTCGATGAACTGGCCGATTACCTGGTCGGCAAGGACCCGCGCCATATCGAGGATCACTGGAACGTGCTTTACCGCGGCGGCTTCTACCGTGGCGGCCCGGTGCTGATGAGCGCGATCGCCGGCATCGACCAGGCGCTGTGGGACATCAAGGGCAAGGATCTCGGCCGGCCGGTGTACGAGCTGCTGGGCGGGCCGGTGCGCGAGCGCATCCGCGTGTACTCGTGGATCGGCGGCGACCGTCCCGCCGACACGGCCAAGGCGGCGCAGGACGCGGTGGCGCGCGGCTTCACTGCGGTGAAGATGAACGCCACCGAGGAAATGCAATACGTCGACACGCACGCCAAGGTCGAACGCGTACTGGAAAACGTGCAAGCGATCCGCGACGCGGTGGGCCCGGACATCGGCATCGGCGTGGACTTCCACGGCCGCGTGCACAAGCCGATGGCCAAGGTGCTGATGCGTGAGCTGGCACCGTTCAAGCTGATGTTCATCGAGGAACCGGTGCTGTCCGAATACCTGGAATGCATTCCGGAACTCGCCGCGATCTCGCCGGCGCCGATCGCGCTGGGCGAACGCCTGTACTCGCGCTGGGATTTCAAGCGCGTGCTGCAGACCGGCGGCGTGGACATCATCCAGCCCGACCCCTCGCACGCCGGCGGCATCACCGAGACGCGCAAGATTGCCGCGATGGCCGAAGCCTACGACGTGGCGCTGGCGCTGCACTGCCCGCTGGGGCCCATCGCGCTGGCCGCGAACCTGCAGCTGGACGCGGTGTGCCACAACGCCTTCATCCAGGAGCAGAGCCTGGGCATCCACTACAACACCGGCAACGACCTGCTCGACTACATCACCGACCGCAATGTGTTCGCCTACGCCGACGGCTACGTGGCGATGCCGAAGGGCCCGGGCCTTGGGATCGAGGTGAACGAGGCCTACGTGGCCGAGCGCGCCAAGGTGGGCCACCAGTGGCACAACCCGGTCTGGCGCCACGACGACGGCAGCGTGGCGGAATGGTGA
- a CDS encoding SDR family NAD(P)-dependent oxidoreductase encodes MADRYASYPSLRDRSVLISGGATGIGAAFVEHFARQGAKVAFLDVDEAGAQALLATLNDVAHTPHFLPCDVTDLAALQRAIVEAREHLGPIAVLVNNAANDVRHALADVDAAAFERNVAVNLRHQVFATRAVIPDMQRLGGGAIICLGSTGWMKKNAGYPLYAMAKAAVHGFVNGMARELGQQHIRINALVPGWVITEKQRALWLDAEGEAEIARVQCLPGYLMAEDLARMALFLAADDSRMCTGQDFIVDGGWV; translated from the coding sequence ATGGCCGACCGCTACGCCAGCTATCCCAGCCTGCGCGATCGCAGCGTGCTGATCAGCGGCGGCGCCACCGGCATCGGCGCCGCCTTCGTCGAGCACTTCGCGCGACAAGGCGCGAAGGTGGCCTTCCTCGACGTGGACGAGGCTGGCGCGCAAGCGCTGCTGGCGACGCTGAATGATGTGGCACATACGCCGCACTTCCTGCCCTGCGACGTCACCGATCTGGCTGCGCTGCAACGCGCGATCGTCGAAGCACGCGAACACCTCGGCCCCATCGCGGTGCTGGTCAACAACGCCGCCAACGACGTGCGCCACGCGCTGGCCGACGTGGACGCCGCCGCATTCGAGCGCAACGTGGCGGTGAACCTGCGCCATCAGGTGTTCGCCACCCGCGCGGTGATTCCCGACATGCAACGGCTCGGCGGCGGCGCCATCATCTGCCTCGGCTCCACGGGCTGGATGAAGAAGAACGCCGGCTATCCGCTGTACGCGATGGCCAAGGCCGCGGTGCACGGCTTCGTCAACGGCATGGCGCGTGAGCTGGGCCAGCAGCACATCCGCATCAACGCGCTGGTACCCGGCTGGGTAATCACAGAAAAGCAGCGCGCGCTGTGGCTGGACGCCGAAGGCGAGGCCGAGATCGCGCGCGTGCAATGCCTGCCCGGCTACCTGATGGCCGAGGACCTGGCGCGCATGGCGCTGTTCCTCGCCGCCGACGACAGCCGCATGTGCACCGGCCAGGATTTCATCGTCGACGGCGGCTGGGTATGA
- a CDS encoding SMP-30/gluconolactonase/LRE family protein has product MNAPSAPMQVIVEAGNVLGEGIVWCERAQALYWTDIHAATLWRHVPVSGETKQWRLPERLASFALCETDGWLLLALASRLAFFRLADGALHTLCEVEPELPTRCNDGACDRQGRFVFGTLHEPVDGGVKQAIAGFWRLDAGLRLEKLPLEGVAISNSLAFSPDGSTLYYCDSLTRTIRCCTYGDTLGPSRLFADLRDATGEPDGSCVDAEGGLWNAQWGSGRVVRYRTDGGIDRILPVPASQPTRPAFGGAALDTLYVTSARDGLDAATLAREPLAGALFGTRVGVRGVPEPRFAGTPPAGGAP; this is encoded by the coding sequence ATGAACGCGCCATCCGCTCCCATGCAGGTCATCGTGGAAGCGGGCAACGTGCTGGGCGAAGGCATCGTCTGGTGTGAACGTGCGCAGGCGCTGTACTGGACCGACATCCATGCCGCCACGCTGTGGCGGCACGTGCCCGTCAGCGGCGAAACGAAACAGTGGCGATTGCCCGAGCGACTCGCCTCGTTTGCGCTCTGCGAAACGGACGGCTGGCTGCTGCTGGCGCTGGCCTCGCGACTGGCGTTCTTCAGGCTCGCCGACGGCGCGCTGCACACATTGTGCGAGGTGGAACCGGAACTCCCCACGCGCTGCAACGACGGCGCCTGCGACCGCCAGGGCCGCTTCGTGTTCGGCACCCTGCACGAGCCCGTCGACGGTGGCGTGAAGCAGGCCATAGCCGGCTTCTGGCGCCTGGACGCCGGGCTCCGGCTGGAGAAGCTGCCGCTGGAAGGCGTGGCGATCAGCAACAGTCTCGCCTTCAGCCCCGATGGCAGCACGCTGTACTACTGCGATTCGCTGACGCGCACGATCCGCTGTTGCACCTACGGCGACACGCTCGGCCCCTCGCGCCTGTTCGCCGACCTGCGCGACGCGACGGGCGAACCGGACGGCTCCTGCGTCGACGCCGAGGGCGGGCTGTGGAATGCGCAATGGGGTTCGGGTCGCGTGGTGCGCTATCGCACCGACGGTGGCATCGACCGCATCCTGCCGGTGCCGGCCAGCCAGCCCACCCGCCCCGCCTTCGGCGGCGCCGCGCTGGACACGCTCTACGTCACCAGCGCCCGCGACGGTCTCGACGCTGCCACACTGGCGCGCGAGCCGCTGGCCGGCGCGCTGTTCGGCACGCGCGTCGGGGTGCGCGGCGTGCCGGAGCCACGCTTTGCCGGCACGCCGCCTGCGGGCGGTGCGCCATGA
- a CDS encoding sugar porter family MFS transporter, translated as MSATTAPPAATHGKATAVFTCILAALAGLMFGLDIGVISGAQQFLQKDFGIGDDMLGWIVSIMMLGAALGALVAGWLSSQLGRKRTLILGAVLFVGGSVLCGLAWTPHVLIVGRLVLGLAIGLASFTAPLYLAEIAPESIRGAMISLYQLMITIGILVAFLSDTAFSYSGNWRWMLGVIAIPGALFLLGVAFLPESPRWLMMKGRQPEAEQVLRKLLGSSGAIAKEIGEISEQLKTPQRGWHLFQQNRNFRRSVGLGVLLQIMQQLTGMNVVMYYAPRIFQDMGYNTESQMWFTAIVGLVNVLATFIAIGLVDKLGRKPILYIGFVVMAIGLGVVGTMMHLGIHSHGEQTFTVVMLLVFIVGFAMSAGPLIWTLCSEIQPLKGRDFGIGCSTFTNWVANWLVGLSFLPLLNGIGQAETFWLYAAFNVVFIAFTIWLVPETKGVTLEQIERKLMAGQPLRRIGQ; from the coding sequence ATGAGCGCCACCACCGCACCACCCGCCGCCACGCACGGCAAGGCCACCGCCGTGTTCACCTGCATCCTGGCCGCGCTGGCCGGCCTGATGTTCGGCCTCGACATCGGCGTGATCTCCGGCGCGCAGCAATTCCTGCAGAAGGATTTCGGCATCGGCGACGACATGCTCGGATGGATCGTCAGCATCATGATGCTGGGCGCCGCACTGGGCGCGCTGGTGGCGGGCTGGCTGTCCAGCCAGCTGGGCCGCAAACGCACGCTGATCCTCGGTGCCGTGCTGTTCGTGGGCGGCTCGGTGCTGTGCGGCCTGGCCTGGACACCGCACGTGCTGATCGTCGGCCGCCTCGTGCTCGGCCTGGCGATCGGCCTCGCCAGCTTCACCGCACCGCTGTACCTGGCCGAGATCGCTCCGGAATCGATCCGCGGCGCGATGATCTCGCTGTACCAGCTGATGATCACCATCGGCATCCTGGTCGCCTTCCTCTCCGACACCGCCTTCAGCTACTCGGGCAACTGGCGCTGGATGCTGGGCGTGATCGCGATCCCCGGCGCGCTGTTCCTGCTCGGCGTGGCCTTCCTGCCGGAAAGCCCGCGCTGGCTGATGATGAAGGGTCGCCAGCCGGAGGCCGAGCAAGTGCTGCGCAAGCTGCTCGGCAGCAGCGGCGCCATCGCCAAGGAAATCGGCGAGATCAGCGAACAGCTGAAGACGCCGCAACGCGGCTGGCATCTCTTCCAGCAGAACCGCAACTTCCGCCGCTCGGTGGGCTTGGGTGTGCTGCTGCAGATCATGCAGCAGCTCACCGGCATGAACGTGGTGATGTACTACGCGCCGCGCATCTTCCAGGACATGGGCTACAACACCGAATCGCAGATGTGGTTCACCGCGATAGTGGGCCTGGTCAACGTGCTGGCCACCTTCATCGCGATCGGCCTGGTCGACAAACTGGGCCGCAAGCCGATCCTGTACATCGGCTTCGTGGTGATGGCGATCGGCCTCGGCGTGGTCGGCACGATGATGCACCTGGGCATCCACAGCCACGGCGAACAGACCTTCACCGTGGTCATGCTGCTGGTCTTCATCGTCGGCTTCGCGATGTCGGCCGGCCCGCTGATCTGGACGCTGTGCTCGGAGATCCAGCCGCTCAAGGGCCGCGACTTCGGCATCGGCTGCTCCACCTTCACCAACTGGGTGGCGAACTGGCTGGTGGGCCTTTCGTTCCTGCCACTGCTCAACGGCATCGGCCAGGCCGAGACGTTCTGGCTGTACGCCGCGTTCAACGTGGTGTTCATCGCGTTCACGATCTGGCTGGTGCCGGAAACCAAGGGCGTCACGCTGGAACAGATCGAGCGCAAGCTGATGGCGGGCCAGCCGCTGCGGCGGATCGGGCAGTGA
- a CDS encoding beta-galactosidase, with protein sequence MNHRPWAKLLLAASGLTFAAAMPTDVRAETTASTPADHRISFDQYSFLIDGKRTYIWSGEVHPYRLPSPDLWPDVFQKMKAAGFNTASIYFSWGYHSPRDGQYDFSGIRNVDKLLDDARDAGIYVIARPGPYINAEVDSGGFPLWMTEKPVKNRSPDPAYLKLADQWMTQIDRVLARHQLTNGRGTVIAYQVENEYYNGSPAGRDYMQHLEDKARADGITVPLVGNHDATFVSGKGAVQVSGSDYYPQGFDCSHPTQWKPAPDLAANHFAGEPLFTAEFQGGAFDPWGGPGYPKCAQLINDRFANVFYKENIAAGATAQNFYMLFGGTSWGWQAIPQNYTSYDYGAAITEARQFDPKYYEDKRIGYFLHAVAPITKTDALAPDRLDNPVLVDRARINPDTGTQFHLVRHGDTTASTVETTHLSLALKEGKFDIPQQPGTAIAIDGRDSKLLLADYMLGTTRMDYSTSELMTNAAIGGRDIAVLYGRHGSDGETLLDYAAKPKVTVLSGNVTQHWGKDGLRLDYRHDGLARVLVDGGQRPLLLLIGDDQATQRVWRQDTPQGAVLLLGSHLLRSAHYTDGTLALTGDGDSDANAELFAGDATKVTWNGQPLAAAHTASGSLAVSLPVPQPVTLPQLDHWTQRAGAPEIARGFNDSQWRVANRTTTSSVTKPGTLPVLFADDYGFHTGNTWYRGHFTVDATHTAPTGLKLAVKSGGVAGAFSVWFNGHFLGSVTRNELGAFGFPSAMLVPGDNVVSVLTVDMGHEEDYNSTGENRTARGIVSAEPLGADAKAITWRLQGALVDESPQRGPYNFGGLYGERQGWPLKPGPAADWQSATLPSDSAQPGVTWYRTNIQLSLPKGQDTSLGLEITDPPGRHYRATIFVNGWQMGNYVAELGPQHRFPIPNGVIDPHGNNDITIAVWKTDATPGGLGTVSLINFGSYTSPVDVGAIR encoded by the coding sequence ATGAATCATCGTCCATGGGCCAAGCTCCTGCTGGCCGCTAGCGGCCTCACGTTCGCAGCCGCCATGCCCACCGACGTGCGCGCCGAAACCACGGCATCCACCCCGGCGGATCACCGCATCAGCTTCGACCAGTACAGCTTCCTCATCGACGGCAAGCGCACCTATATCTGGTCGGGTGAAGTCCACCCCTATCGCCTGCCCAGCCCCGATCTATGGCCGGACGTCTTCCAGAAGATGAAGGCGGCCGGGTTCAACACCGCATCGATCTATTTCTCCTGGGGCTATCACTCGCCGCGCGACGGCCAGTACGACTTCAGCGGCATCCGCAACGTCGACAAGCTGCTCGACGACGCGCGTGATGCCGGCATCTACGTGATCGCCCGCCCGGGCCCCTACATCAACGCCGAGGTCGACAGCGGCGGGTTCCCGTTGTGGATGACCGAAAAGCCAGTCAAGAACCGCAGCCCCGATCCCGCCTACCTCAAGCTGGCCGACCAGTGGATGACGCAGATCGACCGCGTCCTCGCCCGCCACCAGCTCACCAACGGGCGCGGCACGGTGATCGCCTACCAAGTCGAGAACGAGTACTACAACGGCTCGCCTGCAGGCCGCGACTACATGCAGCACCTCGAGGACAAGGCGCGCGCCGACGGCATCACCGTCCCGCTGGTTGGCAACCACGACGCGACCTTCGTCAGCGGCAAGGGCGCGGTGCAGGTCAGTGGTTCGGATTATTACCCGCAAGGCTTCGACTGCTCGCATCCGACGCAATGGAAGCCCGCCCCGGACTTGGCCGCAAATCACTTCGCCGGCGAACCGCTGTTCACCGCCGAATTCCAAGGTGGCGCATTCGATCCCTGGGGCGGCCCCGGCTACCCCAAGTGCGCGCAGCTGATCAACGACCGCTTCGCCAACGTGTTCTACAAGGAGAACATCGCGGCGGGGGCGACGGCGCAGAACTTCTACATGCTGTTCGGCGGCACCTCGTGGGGCTGGCAGGCGATCCCGCAGAACTACACCTCCTACGATTACGGCGCCGCGATCACCGAAGCCCGCCAGTTCGACCCCAAGTACTACGAGGACAAGCGGATCGGCTATTTCCTCCACGCGGTCGCGCCGATCACCAAGACCGATGCGCTGGCGCCCGACCGACTCGACAACCCGGTTCTCGTCGACCGCGCGCGGATCAATCCGGATACGGGCACGCAATTCCATCTCGTCCGCCACGGCGATACCACCGCGTCGACCGTCGAAACCACGCATCTCTCGCTGGCGCTGAAGGAAGGCAAGTTCGACATCCCGCAGCAGCCCGGCACCGCCATCGCCATCGACGGGCGCGACAGCAAGTTGCTGCTGGCCGACTACATGCTTGGCACAACGCGCATGGACTATTCGACCTCCGAGCTGATGACGAACGCTGCGATAGGCGGCCGCGACATCGCCGTGCTTTACGGTCGCCACGGCAGCGACGGCGAAACCCTGCTCGACTACGCCGCCAAGCCGAAGGTGACGGTGCTGTCCGGCAACGTGACGCAGCATTGGGGCAAGGACGGCCTGCGGCTGGACTACCGGCATGACGGCCTGGCGCGCGTGCTGGTCGACGGCGGCCAGCGGCCGCTGCTGCTGCTGATCGGCGACGACCAGGCCACGCAACGCGTCTGGCGACAGGACACACCGCAGGGTGCCGTGTTGCTGCTCGGCTCGCACCTGCTGCGCAGCGCGCACTACACCGACGGCACGCTGGCATTGACCGGCGATGGCGACAGCGATGCCAACGCGGAATTGTTCGCCGGCGACGCGACCAAGGTGACCTGGAACGGCCAGCCGCTCGCCGCCGCACACACTGCTTCGGGCAGCTTGGCCGTGAGCCTGCCGGTACCGCAACCGGTCACGCTACCGCAGCTCGATCACTGGACGCAGCGCGCCGGCGCACCGGAGATCGCCCGTGGCTTCAACGACTCTCAATGGCGCGTCGCCAACCGCACCACCACCAGCAGCGTCACCAAGCCCGGCACGCTGCCGGTACTGTTCGCCGACGATTACGGTTTCCATACTGGCAACACCTGGTATCGCGGCCACTTCACCGTCGATGCCACTCACACCGCCCCCACGGGCCTCAAGCTCGCGGTGAAGAGTGGCGGCGTCGCGGGCGCCTTCTCGGTGTGGTTCAACGGGCACTTCCTCGGCAGCGTGACACGCAACGAGCTCGGCGCGTTCGGCTTCCCCTCCGCGATGCTGGTGCCGGGCGACAACGTCGTCTCGGTCCTGACCGTCGACATGGGCCACGAGGAGGACTACAACTCCACCGGCGAGAACCGCACCGCGCGCGGCATCGTCTCGGCCGAGCCGCTCGGCGCCGACGCCAAGGCGATCACCTGGCGCCTGCAGGGCGCGCTCGTCGACGAGAGCCCGCAACGCGGCCCGTACAACTTCGGTGGTCTGTATGGCGAGCGTCAGGGCTGGCCGCTCAAGCCCGGCCCTGCCGCGGACTGGCAGTCCGCGACCCTGCCGTCGGACTCCGCCCAGCCCGGCGTGACGTGGTACCGCACGAACATCCAGCTCAGCCTGCCCAAGGGCCAGGACACGTCGCTGGGACTGGAGATCACGGATCCGCCGGGTCGGCATTACCGCGCGACGATCTTCGTCAACGGCTGGCAGATGGGCAACTACGTGGCCGAGCTCGGCCCGCAGCATCGCTTCCCGATTCCCAACGGCGTGATCGACCCGCACGGCAACAACGACATCACCATCGCCGTCTGGAAGACCGACGCCACACCCGGTGGCCTCGGCACCGTCTCGCTCATCAATTTCGGTTCGTACACGTCGCCGGTCGATGTCGGGGCGATCCGGTAA